Proteins from a single region of Candidatus Saccharibacteria bacterium:
- a CDS encoding triose-phosphate isomerase gives MALDKKLIVGNWKMNLNTHEASLYLHKLSGMVRAHRDVQIVLAPTLLALQSLSLQVDRRVFKLAVQNLYWRDQGAFTGEVSASQLRGVADYAIIGHSERRHIFHEADKDIRNKVQAAIRNEIKPILCIGETVTERMEGETNAVLHDQLVGGLANVTSEELQHVVIAYEPVWAIGTGNNALPEEVKKAAATIRAQLKHLYGAQAAKDMAILYGGSVTADSAADYLATEGINGLLVGGASLDAHVFAEIINKAHKGSVV, from the coding sequence ATGGCTCTAGATAAAAAACTCATCGTTGGCAACTGGAAGATGAACCTCAACACTCATGAGGCAAGTTTGTATTTACACAAGCTATCTGGCATGGTGAGGGCGCATCGTGATGTTCAAATTGTACTGGCGCCAACACTTTTAGCACTGCAATCACTTAGCTTGCAGGTAGATCGCAGGGTATTTAAACTTGCCGTTCAAAATCTTTATTGGCGAGATCAAGGCGCTTTTACCGGCGAAGTCTCGGCCAGCCAGCTTCGCGGGGTTGCCGACTACGCAATTATTGGCCACTCCGAGCGCCGCCATATCTTTCACGAAGCCGACAAAGATATCCGCAACAAAGTACAGGCGGCTATTCGTAACGAAATCAAGCCTATTTTATGTATCGGTGAAACGGTTACCGAGCGCATGGAAGGTGAAACAAACGCAGTGCTGCATGATCAGCTTGTTGGTGGACTTGCAAACGTCACCAGCGAAGAACTACAGCATGTGGTGATCGCGTATGAGCCGGTTTGGGCAATTGGGACGGGCAATAACGCACTTCCCGAAGAGGTCAAGAAAGCGGCTGCGACTATTCGCGCCCAGTTAAAGCATTTATACGGGGCGCAGGCGGCAAAGGACATGGCTATTCTCTACGGTGGAAGCGTTACGGCGGACAGCGCAGCTGATTATTTAGCAACAGAGGGTATTAACGGATTGCTGGTCGGAGGCGCGAGTCTCGACGCACACGTTTTTG